The stretch of DNA GCTAAAGCTCTCGTCTATCAGGTCAAAAACTGTTTTTTGTGAGATTTTTGAGTTTAAATTTACGCTTATCCAGTGCTTTTTATTCATGTGATATGCTTTAAAAATTTGCCTCTCATCAACTAGCACCATGGCTAGATCTGGACTACATTTTAAATTTAAAACCTCAATCATCTCGTCACTTTTAAGACCTAGCTTGCTAGCGCTTAACTGCATAAGTAGCGCAAACCACTTTTTGTTTTTCT from Campylobacter concisus encodes:
- a CDS encoding MmcQ/YjbR family DNA-binding protein — its product is MKRSEIEKYIKEKFDILGEQLFPKYPNFSAFRHKKNKKWFALLMQLSASKLGLKSDEMIEVLNLKCSPDLAMVLVDERQIFKAYHMNKKHWISVNLNSKISQKTVFDLIDESFSLSK